tgatatgggttgatcagaaatggttatatttattgctgattagaaaactatttacatgacagcatcaagattcagatcagtggtgttgtcatggtaacaaacaaactatatacagaacgttttgcaacaataaatacaacacatgcggttgcaattatgaagtaaaatgtaatgaacaagagttttcatactcaatataactttctttttttatgatcagtgttatttttttatttttggttattttttattttttttatttccacaccaggtatgtgtgagtgtgtgtgtgtgtgtgtgtgtgtgtctgtgtgagtaagagagagacacaaagagagagagagagagagagagagagggggtggggcggggcagctgacagttaaaaaaaaaaaatctccgatggcagagacgggagttgcatttaaaccaagcagcatgtctgaaacccacgttcaccagaaatctactggttactatgtaaggactacaaaccccacgttcaccagaaatctactggttactatgtaaggactacaaaccccacgttcaccagaaatctactggttactatgtaaggactacaaaccccacgttcaccagaaatctactggttgctatgtaaggactacaaaccgaagttaaaaacaaacctgaagctgaagaaaccctaaacgttaacggaacagatccacagacccgattgactgacggagcgggagagagagagagagagagagagagagagagagagagagagagaggccgagggagcgcagttctccgtgttctgtgtgtgtgtgaatgagccgagcgtgtgtgtgtagggggagggcgctgtgactatcacagaacgctgcgcggtcAGCTGAggattcaatccgagcacggatattgacttgcattactcgtataacacttgtacttggcaaaagtgctttatccgtaccggatactcgtttcagccgggtactcggatcacccctagttttcacccctaccccttactccttggtttcaagggccaaggggtaggggtaaggggtaggggtaagacagagaaatgggattcagcctaagactcctgggggacttcctttgacatactgagctcctctctcctttatctttccatttgtgtgcatccatatCCCAGAAATGCTCGTTACGAACCTAGCTCTGGGAGCATATTCCCCAGAGCCCTTATGTTTTTGACAcccagcagttttccttggattagggtagCACTTTAATCatggtctgtctgaggtttcttcctaaaaggaagtctTTCCTCGCCaatgtcgcactaaatgctttgTCGCACTAACATGCTTTACTATTATCAATGTCCAATAAATGGAGTACCTGTCTGAACTTGGCACGAAGTCTCTCCATGTGTTCCTGTAGCTTTTCAGACTGCGGATCATCATGAGGGGAGTTTTGGATCAAACCCAGGAGAGCTTCCACTGCTTTCATACGCTTCCTgacagcacacacatacagacaaaacTATCAGCTAGGACACTCTCACCATTAAAAATATGAAGTCATCCAGCAGAGTGTAGAAATAAAAAGTTAAGCAAGACAATCATCTTTTTGAGGAGATCATACCCtgattttacatttgtattgtgTTGGAGGAGACATTTCCACGTGACGGCAAACCCATAATAGAAGGAAATCTGTCGGTCAGAGAAGGAAAGACTGTAAACTGAGAAGCTGAATGCATTCAAAGCAACACAACTCGACTTGTTCTTAAATAAAATAGGCTAACAGGGTGCCTACCCTGTCTTACTGAACATGTGTTTAACCTAATGGTCACATACATAATAGGGTCAGTGACCAGTTCTTATTAAAGTTCAGACTTAAGGATACAGAGGGATGTCTGATAAATTATGTCAGTTCTGTGTAGATGGTACTTATACCAAAAGATAATGAACAGTACACTGACACATCTACAGTCTGGTGTGTTGGGTAAATGGGTAATGTTAAGGTACTACACTACATATAACCCTATATGGCAGAATAAAGCAGAAGAGTCCCTGTGCTAACTCACCTCAGTGGACAGCTTTGCCCCGTGAGCGGTTCCATGTCGCCGACCGTCTTGCAGTCCTCGGTGGGTCCCTTTATCAAATCCCTCTCGGTAGCCCTCCCCTCGGAACCTGAAAAACAATCGCACCCTTTCTCAATGGTTGTTGCTAGactgttttacattatttttgggATGTGTTGAATGATGCTTGGCGAGCGGAATACAAACTACTTAAACTGTAAACATCGGTTAAAAATTCACCTGTCGTTAGTATTACGGATGTGTATCGAGAATCGGTCCTAAACTGGGACCGGTCCCAGACTGGTTCTTACCGAAATAATAATATCAATAAGCTCCTGGGGCCTCGTTTATAAAACCTGTTACGAAAGAAAAAGTTGTGTGAAGCAGAGGGAAATTTGCTGTTGCAAGATTCCTCGCCAAAGTCGGGATATAAAAAGAATTTCCATGTGCCCAGTTTTCCGCAACCTTTTGACCATGCGTGTGATGGTGCGTAACACTCCCAAGGCTTTGTAGACTGTGTTTTAGTGAACGCCGATGGTAACACTAAATATCACATGGATAGAGTACTCTGGATGCAGAGTGCACAGCCGGCATCTGAAACACCTGCTCCACTTAACCCTTTTGTGGTGTTTTGGGTCTGTGGgacctgttttcaatgtttgctgaAAGAAAAATGATGCTATTTATTATCTATTTAATATATACTATtttcttctaactcaaactcattGACCTTTCTGTGAAGGACATTAAAGATAACTTGTATTAAATGACTGCACATGGTACACCCCCTAAATGGAGTGTATTTAAATGTAGGTGCTATGAAACTATGTTGTATTTCTGCACCTGCTATTCTCACACAAAGTTACacaatttttacatttcaagcaCTATCAGCTGTTCTGATTAAGATCTTAGGAGTAAGCACCAATAGTGACCAAAAATCtattattcaatttttataattgaatttctttgttttctcacaaaaacaaaaatgatcatctgatcataaatgtgatctcacaggggtaaatggtaaat
This portion of the Etheostoma spectabile isolate EspeVRDwgs_2016 unplaced genomic scaffold, UIUC_Espe_1.0 scaffold00002053, whole genome shotgun sequence genome encodes:
- the LOC116675555 gene encoding LOW QUALITY PROTEIN: protein LTO1 homolog (The sequence of the model RefSeq protein was modified relative to this genomic sequence to represent the inferred CDS: inserted 1 base in 1 codon), whose protein sequence is MCPPPDRQASTALLAEGAEPVACWKPPETTHEDAGGFKEEEDIFDXFLLADERFRGEGYREGFDKGTHRGLQDGRRHGTAHGAKLSTEISFYYGFAVTWKCLLQHNTNVKSGKRMKAVEALLGLIQNSPHDDPQSEKLQEHMERLRAKFRQVCSMLSVPADFNDYIKSCEGTSF